ATGGCGCAGAAGGTCAAGAAGGCGAAGACCGATCCCGAACCGCTGCCCTCGGAAGAGGCCGGACTGGCTGACCGGCCCGAGGCCCGCAATCTGGTCGGCATTTACGCCGCGCTGTCCGGGCAGTCGGTCGAATCGGTGCTCGGCCAATATGGCGGACAGGGCTTCGGCGGCTTCAAGCCGGCATTGGCCGAATTGCTGGTCACAAGCCTCGGCCCGATTCGCGACCGCTTCGTGGCACTGAAGGGAGACAGCGAGGCGCTCGACGCGATCCTCGCGCGCGGCGCGGCCAAAGCGCGCGAACGCGGCACCCCGACGCTCTCGGCCGCCTATCAGGCGCTGGGGCTGGTGCGTCACTGATCAGCGCGGCAGCTTGCGACGAAGCGAGGCTGGGTGGCGGCGATATTCAATTGCCGTTCATCCCGATGTCATAAGATATCCCGCGCAAGAGCCGTTGCTGTCATGGCAATGGATATCTGACAGAGGTTATGCCATGCTGCGTCCTATGACTTCGATCAAGACCCTGACCCGCCTCGCCCTTCCCGTCGCTTTGGCCCTCGGGCTTTCGGCGTGCGCCACGCCGTTCAAGGCGGATGTTTCGCGCTTCGCCGTGCCGCTGCCTGCGCCGCAGGGACAGACCTTTGCGGTTGTCGCCGAGGATCCCAAGCTTGCCGGCGGGCTTGAATTTGCGACCTATGCCAATGCTGTTGCGGCCGAACTGTCGGAGCTGGGCTATGCCCGCGCCGCCTCGCCCGAAACGGCCGACATGCTGGTCCGCTTCGATTACCGCGTTGATGGCGGGCGCGAGCGCGTTCGCACCGATTTCAATGGTGGCGCTTTTGCCGGTCCCGGCTGGGGCCGGTGGGGCGGCTGGGGCGGCGGCTTCGGCGCCTGGGGCTTTGGCTTCAACGATCCGTTCTTCGGCGGGCCGGATGTGCGCAGCTACACCGTCTACACCAGCGGCGTCGATGTGAAGATTGA
This DNA window, taken from Porphyrobacter sp. ULC335, encodes the following:
- a CDS encoding DUF4136 domain-containing protein produces the protein MLRPMTSIKTLTRLALPVALALGLSACATPFKADVSRFAVPLPAPQGQTFAVVAEDPKLAGGLEFATYANAVAAELSELGYARAASPETADMLVRFDYRVDGGRERVRTDFNGGAFAGPGWGRWGGWGGGFGAWGFGFNDPFFGGPDVRSYTVYTSGVDVKIDRRADGQRLFEGKAEAVSRSNRLPRLVPNLVDAIFTDFPGNSGETLRITIRDDEKTVRPTD